One segment of Candidatus Glassbacteria bacterium DNA contains the following:
- the thiD gene encoding bifunctional hydroxymethylpyrimidine kinase/phosphomethylpyrimidine kinase, producing MTARSCPPRVLTIAGSDSGGGAGIQADLKTFQDWGCFGMSAITALTAQNSTGVTGVYKVSGEFVAAQMEAVLDDIGVDALKCGMLAEAGVIDAVAGVLERYPSPPLVLDTVLVAKSGDPLLEDDAVEVMVEKLFPRAAVITPNAVEAGRLTGIEVTGEDTMRAAAGKLQELGAAGVLVKGGHLAGDDLLDLLVLADGESKLFKGKRIHTKHTHGTGCTLSAAIAAGLARGMGLTDAVAKAREYLQRGITNAHPTGAGYGTLLHEPFEPDA from the coding sequence ATGACGGCTAGATCGTGCCCGCCCAGGGTGTTGACTATCGCCGGCAGCGACAGCGGGGGAGGAGCGGGGATCCAGGCGGACCTGAAAACTTTCCAGGATTGGGGATGTTTCGGGATGAGCGCGATCACCGCGCTGACTGCCCAGAATTCGACCGGGGTAACCGGTGTCTATAAAGTGAGCGGAGAGTTCGTGGCCGCGCAGATGGAGGCCGTGCTGGATGATATCGGCGTGGACGCGCTCAAGTGCGGGATGCTGGCCGAGGCGGGGGTGATCGACGCGGTGGCCGGGGTGCTGGAACGCTATCCGTCTCCGCCGCTGGTGCTCGACACGGTGCTGGTAGCCAAAAGCGGAGACCCCTTGCTGGAAGATGACGCGGTCGAAGTCATGGTCGAAAAACTGTTTCCGCGGGCGGCGGTGATAACGCCCAACGCGGTGGAGGCCGGGCGGCTGACCGGGATCGAGGTGACCGGCGAGGACACGATGCGCGCCGCGGCCGGGAAGCTTCAGGAGCTGGGAGCGGCCGGCGTGCTGGTCAAGGGTGGGCACCTGGCGGGCGACGACCTGCTGGATCTGCTGGTGCTGGCTGACGGCGAGTCTAAACTGTTCAAGGGAAAGCGAATACACACGAAACATACCCACGGTACGGGCTGCACGCTCTCGGCCGCAATCGCCGCCGGGCTGGCGCGGGGGATGGGGCTGACCGATGCGGTGGCTAAGGCGAGAGAGTACCTCCAGCGCGGGATCACCAACGCGCACCCCACCGGCGCGGGTTACGGCACGTTGCTGCACGAGCCGTTCGAGCCGGATGCATGA
- a CDS encoding ParA family protein — MKKIAIICTKGGVGKTTTTVNVGHGLSLNGKRVIMVDCDPQNNLSDIFDLESDRGVNALLMGKRAWMCEVRRNLFVIPSGGRNLIEYEWKLARQKDREKRLVYALEDLSNCDYVLMDCSSSMNLTNINVLSFADLVIIPVGMDYFSVSALKQTFELIKEICLRTGHHVRLMGILATQFDTRTRISRSIYGVLSRMFARELFSTVIHQNIRLRESPAFGQSIYEYDISCNGARDYIKLTAEILAYDG, encoded by the coding sequence ATGAAGAAGATCGCGATCATTTGCACCAAAGGCGGCGTGGGTAAGACTACCACCACGGTCAACGTGGGCCATGGCCTGTCGCTCAACGGCAAGCGCGTAATCATGGTCGATTGCGACCCGCAGAACAACCTCTCGGATATCTTCGACCTCGAAAGCGACCGGGGGGTCAACGCCCTGCTGATGGGCAAGCGGGCGTGGATGTGCGAGGTGCGGCGCAACCTGTTCGTGATCCCCTCGGGGGGACGGAACCTGATCGAGTACGAATGGAAACTGGCCAGGCAGAAAGACCGTGAAAAGCGTCTGGTGTACGCCCTGGAAGACCTTTCGAACTGCGACTACGTGCTGATGGACTGTAGCAGCTCGATGAACCTGACCAACATTAATGTCCTTTCTTTCGCCGATCTTGTGATAATACCCGTGGGAATGGATTATTTCAGCGTCAGCGCGCTCAAGCAGACATTCGAGCTGATCAAGGAAATCTGCCTGCGCACCGGCCATCACGTCCGGCTGATGGGAATCCTGGCCACCCAGTTCGACACGCGGACCAGGATCAGCCGAAGCATTTACGGCGTGCTCTCGCGGATGTTCGCGCGGGAGCTTTTCAGCACGGTGATCCACCAGAATATCAGACTGCGCGAGTCGCCCGCGTTCGGCCAGTCGATCTACGAGTACGACATCTCGTGCAACGGCGCCCGCGATTACATCAAGCTGACAGCGGAGATTCTTGCTTATGACGGCTAG